A single region of the Musa acuminata AAA Group cultivar baxijiao chromosome BXJ1-11, Cavendish_Baxijiao_AAA, whole genome shotgun sequence genome encodes:
- the LOC103970139 gene encoding protein REVEILLE 1, with amino-acid sequence MESREQQQPVCNSHNQMHVDAKTPIPQSKEIDSSGEEQAPRVRKPYTITKQREKWTEEEHSKFLEALQLYGRAWRRIEEHIGTKTAVQIRSHAQKFFSKVVRESGSNDSTVTLKAIEIPPPRPKRKPLRPYPRKSGNSSSKETPAALKQLERPPLQTHTICEEENRSPTSVLSAVGSEALGSMFSNSQNICSSPVASAAGSNDQDNGGQLTTMTVQEKHKLPRFGPRLDQSSMVIDQCSDMHTSPEAQVPALKLFGKMVVLTDLNKSSAPSNGNAAKAKLTVAVNTKECQENKAFDLNSKLEMCLQSAAHGVPPRDLTRSAWNAYPGVIPPMFYCFPLVGDDSVEHMFLPPPWSMYGNLPFPFVYPQLQHPQQSPMEAAGEQEMQGEGSWSGSNTASISGWGLSDQNVDGVDSKKAAKAGGGSSARGFVPYRRCAIESEAQHSVTVSDDGEGQAIRLCL; translated from the exons GAAAACCTTACACCATAACCAAACAGCGAGAGAAATGGACAGAGGAAGAACACAGTAAGTTTCTCGAAGCTTTACAACTGTATGGGCGTGCTTGGCGCCGTATAGAAG AGCATATAGGTACCAAGACAGCAGTCCAGATCAGGAGTCATGCCCAAAAATTCTTTTCTAAG GTTGTTCGCGAATCTGGCAGTAATGACAGCACAGTCACCTTGAAGGCCATCGAGATTCCTCCCCCTCGACCCAAGAGAAAACCGTTACGTCCGTATCCCCGCAAATCGGGCAACTCATCGAGCAAGGAGACTCCTGCTGCTCTAAAACAACTTGAGAGGCCACCTTTGCAAACTCATACAATTTGTGAGGAAGAGAACAGATCACCTACCTCCGTTTTGTCGGCTGTTGGGTCAGAAGCCCTGGGCTCCATGTTCTCCAATAGCCAAAACATTTGCTCGTCTCCAGTTGCATCTGCTGCTGGATCAAATGACCAAGACAATGGAGGACAGTTGACTACCATGACAGTTCAAGAAAAGCATAAGCTTCCACGTTTTGGCCCAAGATTAGACCAGTCTTCGATG GTGATAGATCAGTGTTCTGATATGCACACATCACCTGAAGCTCAGGTACCAGCTCTCAAGCTGTTTGGAAAGATGGTAGTGTTGACTGATCTAAACAAATCATCTGCTCCTAGCAACGGGAATGCAGCAAAGGCCAAGCTAACCGTGGCTGTCAACACCAAAGAATGCCAAGAGAACAAAGCTTTTGATTTGAATTCCAAGTTGGAAATGTGTTTGCAAAGCGCGGCACATGGAGTTCCACCTAGGGATTTAACTAGAAGTGCATGGAATGCTTATCCTGGTGTTATACCCCCCATGTTCTATTGTTTTCCATTAGTTGGAGATGACTCTGTAGAACATATGTTCCTCCCTCCGCCATGGTCTATGTATGGCAACTTGCCTTTCCCATTTGTCTATCCACAACTGCAGCATCCTCAGCAATCCCCGATGGAAGCCGCAGGTGAACAAGAGATGCAGGGGGAAGGTTCTTGGAGTGGTTCTAACACGGCATCTATCAGTGGCTGGGGACTAAGTGACCAGAATGTCGATGGGGTGGACTCAAAGAAAGCAGCAAAAGCTGGGGGTGGAAGCTCTGCTAGAGGATTTGTACCATATCGAAGGTGTGCCATTGAAAGTGAAGCTCAGCATTCAGTGACAGTAAGCGATGATGGTGAAGGCCAGGCGATAAGATTGTGTTTGTAG